GGAGCTTCACGTCACCCTGAAGAAAGAGGAGTCCCTGAGAGAGCAGTGTCCCAAAGAGGTGGACTGCAGGACCCCGCTCGCCGCACGGCCCCTCCACGTAGGAATTCAGCCTGAGTGGCGGCAGATCAGCGAGGCCCTTCAAGCCAAGACCGAGGGTCATCTAATCGCGAAAAACCCCTACCTGCCACACCGTTGGGACCAGGGTAAACCCGCTGGACATGTTGCGCTGCCTGCGTCCTCTTTGGAGAGTCATGGAGGACGAGTAGGCAAAGTGTTGCCTATGTGCAAGCAGGCGGACAGACAGATAGACTTAAGTTCAGAGTCCTTCCTGGAGAAGGAGGACTATGGCCTCATCAGGAAGGAGAGTCTTTCTTACTGCAAAGCCAGCCAAGGCGTCATGTCTCCTTTGGCTAAAAAGAAGCTCCTCTCCCAAGTGTGCGAGTCCACGTCCTTCTCCTTTGTATCTTCGCTCCAGCCTCCCCTTTCTACAGCTGTCCCGATGGCGGACAGAGACACGGACATGAGGAAGGGTGAGGAGGAAAGTGCAGGCCAGAGGAGGTCCGACGACGTCCTGGAGGTGGCGCCCGTCTTCAGGCCCTCGGTCATCCAGCATGCGCAGAGCAGCAAGCCTCCCCAACCAGAGAGGAGCCACCACCTGCTGCCTCACGTCAGTCCTCCATGGCAGCCATATCTCTCTCGGACCCGCGACCAGGAAGCTGTGGAAAAGGCTGGGGAGAAACTCCCCCAAAACCCGGCCACTCAGACTCGCGGCTTCACGGGGGACTGCTACTCGTCCCCTCACCTGCATAGTCTCTACAGGCAAACAGAGAGCTGCCTGAGTCAGGACAGGATGAGCGGATTCCCAAATGGAGAGCGACGGGAGCACTTCTCCAGGGAACACGAAGGAAGTTTTGTTTGTGGCGGCCTGGAGCAAGAAGGCCTTGTCTACAGATCTCACTACAACAACGACGCACAGACTCAAGGGGAAAGCAGAGAGGCTGAGGACGAACCTAGAGACTTCACCATGTCCAAGCCTCTCTCCCAGCGGGTGTCGTCCTTTTCCAAAACTTCTTTCTGCGGCCTCCCCTACTCCATCATGCACCAGGGATTGGACTCCCACCCTAAAGCGTGCCGAGTTCCTCCCATGACCATATCGCCTCCTAAGCATAGCCCTGCGGAACCATTGCAACCCTTTTGTAGTCCTAAATCCTCATCTGACTCTTCCCTTACTAGCCCTGTTCGACCCAGTAAACGGACCCTCGGGGAGCCAGAAGACGAGGAGGTGCCGGAGAGGAAAGTCCGCGTTGTGACCCCCATCCACCCAGCGTGCGCCATCCGACGCAGCGACCCAGAGGACTTGAAGCCGGCCGAGCCGGCCCACGCGATCCACCTCAACAACCACCTCCCCGAGGGCCACCCCGCCACCGCCTATCCCCCACACCACGCCGTATCCCTCTACGCCGGCATGTACCACCCAGGCAGCCTGGTGTCACCCAGTGCCCAGGACGGGCTTCAGCAGCACCCGGGCCTGCAGTACCTGAAGAGCCAGTCGGCTGTGTCACCCTTGGTGCCCCCCTTAGCTTATCACTCCATGATGCTCCACAGGCAGCTGCTGGCCGCTGGGCCCAGCCCGCACCACTTCTTCAGGCACCCAGGAGGAGCTGCCCTCTACGGGGACCTACTACACCACCTGTACCCTCTGTCCACCCTGCCCCCGCCACAGCTGTCCTCGATACACCCCAGCACCAGACTGTGAGAACTCATTGTCCCGCACCTCACTTGTTGGGTGGACGGGGCGAGTGTTGACTGATTGTAGAACTCAACAGTGAGGCAGACTGaaaaattccattttttttcctcatttcTACATTTGTTTATATACTTTGCACTGTTCGGTATTGTCATCACCACTCACTGTATCCTtagttgttgtatctttatttgcACAATTCTGACACAGATGTGCTCACTATTCGTTTTGACTCTTGCTCAGCGTCCCGTCGCCCGTGGCGGTCTGGATAAAACGGACGGCGGCCGTTTGTTTACTGCGTCTCCTGAGGGCTAAACTGTTGTTGCTTGAAACACTACGAAGAACACAACGTGCCGGTCGTAATGTTGTCGGCATTTGTTGGGGTTGTGTGTTTACATGCCTCCACTCCACTTTTCCACTGCACGGTACCGACTCGCCTCGACTCGACTTGCCGCTCGGTTTTTAACACAAGACAGCGGCAAACTGGCAAGACCCAGGTTCATTCAACGCACCGGTctgaaaacaatgtttttgtaTGTTCACTTTGGTGTGCAGACAAATTTTAtccaaaaggagactgagggcagccaAGTAGTGGAGACTGTGGTGCACAATACAGCAACGTCGGTCAATTAAACCCTGCATCCCCAAATGTTAAATCTGATTCCGCTAATTGCATCCAAGCAGAGACTGAGGGCGGCAAAGAGGAGAAAACTGCACCATAAGTCATTTTCCACGGTGTAACGTCAAATTGTACAATGCTGATGAGGAACGTATTCCACATGATTTTATCTCAGAGGAGACTATGGAGCTGACTATAGCGGAAACAGTGGATTATATTACTGCAAAACAGGTCATGTTTAATGTGCTCTATCTCATTTTATCCAATAGGACACCTAGGGCAGTAACAACAATTAAACTTGAGTACAAAAGTGCAACGTAATTTTGTTAGCGATGTATCCTTAAATATTACAACACTGATAATGAATGAGCCCCACTTCATTTTATCTAAGCAAAGACTATGAGTATCCAGCAAATAAATGGAAACTGAGGAGTACACCGTTTTGTAAACCTTGGTACAGTGGTTATAATGTTAAATCGGCTCTTCCTAACTCCACCTATCTTCATCCAAGAGGAGGCTTGGGGCAGCGAAGAAATAGACACTGGCGTACAAAACAGGAAAATCAGCCATTTTAAGCCTTGTGTCCAAGTGTCTTAACAATGATGAATGTGCGCCACCTGATTTGATCCAAGTGGAGACTGTGGGCAGCGGACACAATGACGTCTCCAGAGTAGATTACAACACCATCAGTTACGTTTAGCCTCGTCTTCTCAAGTGTTACAAGAATAATATCGACTGTGCGCTAAAAACTGGACTGCGGCGTAAAATATTACAACATCAGTCGTGTGTCCTCAAATGTTACAATTTTGGCGACGAATGCGCGCCACCTAAAATTGTCCAAGAGGAGACTTGGGTCAACGGAAACAATTAAGTGGGGTCAAATACCACAGTCATTTCACTGTACTAATAGAAGTACAATGATGATAGGTAAACACTGCAGTTATTTCAGTTATTAAGGTACAAAAAGTTAGGTAAAAATACTGCAggtatttcactgtactactagaagtacaacaaagttgggtaaagaAAGCACTGCAGTTATttccctgtactactagaagtacaacaaatttgggtaaaaatactgcagttatttcactgtactactagaagtacaacaaagttgggtaaaatactgcaggtatttcactgtactactaaaagtataaaaaagttgggtaaaatactgcagttatttcactgtactactagaagtaacccaaagttgggtaaaatactgcagttatttcactgtactactagaagtacaacaaatttGGGTAAAAATTctgcagttatttcactgtactactagaagtacaacaaagttgggtaaaatactgcaggtatttcactgtactactagaagtataaaaaagttgggtaaaatactgcagttatttcactgtactacttgAAGTTCAACAAAGTTGAGTAAAgtactgccgttatttcactgtactactagaagtacaacaaagttgggtaaaatactgcagttatttcactgtactactagaagtacaacaaagttgggtaaaatactgccgttatttcactgtactactagaagtacaacaaagttgggtaaaatactgccgttatttccctgtactactagaagtacaacaaagttgggtaaagtactgcagttatttcactgtactactagaagtacaacaaagttgggtaaaatactgcagttatttcactgtactacttgAAGTTCAACAAAGTTGAGTAAAgtactgccgttatttcactgtactactagaagtacaacaaagttgggtaaaatactgcagttatttcactgtactactagaagtacaacaaatttGGGTAAAAATTctgcagttatttcactgtactactagaagtacaacaaagttgggtaaaatactgcaggtatttcactgtactactagaagtataaaaaagttgggtaaaatactgcagttatttcactgtactacttgAAGTTCAACAAAGTTGAGTAAAgtactgccgttatttcactgtactactagaagtacaacaaagttgggtaaaatactgcagttatttcactgtactactagaagtaacccaaagttgggtaaaatactgcagttatttcactgtactactagaagtacaacaaagttgggtaaaatactgccgttatttccctgtactactagaagtacaacaaagttgggtaaagtactgcagttatttcactgtactactagaagtacaacaaagttgtgtaaaatactgcagttatttcactgtactactagaagtataaaaaagttgggtaaagtactgccgttatttcactg
This sequence is a window from Nerophis ophidion isolate RoL-2023_Sa linkage group LG09, RoL_Noph_v1.0, whole genome shotgun sequence. Protein-coding genes within it:
- the LOC133559425 gene encoding AT-rich interactive domain-containing protein 5B-like, producing MEPNSLKWVGSSCGLHGPYIFYKAFRFTRHSKARILSLGDFVLVRCKPEEPVCIAELQLLWEERTSKQLLSSSKLYFLPEDTPQGRTGSHGEHEVIAVTEKVIVRLQDLVKWAVPDFSVWAHGLKAEPLKGSVLRELGTNGRREALHRYRESTLTSGLNFKDVQRERGRLGQEEDDRKVLVLSYPQYCRYRSMAARLREQPTSLLLNHTVLALGGIAVLGGNTRILYCRDTFEHPTLLRNESICDQFAPNLKGRPRKKKLSFSQRRDSQGQGSSGTNQGSTTTTAAAAAQVAISLDSKSSKAKASCKALHNGKIGSTAKHRAGGLGKKTQPEEKERGKEAEERREKEEDREEDELSSSSLSSSSLSSESREDEQAFLVELYKYMKERDTPIERIPFLGFKQINLWTMFQAAQKLGGYELITVRRQWKHVYDELGGNPSSTSAATCTRRHYERLLLPYERHLKGEQDKPLPPLTKPRKQEGGQEKTPGAKAKGVGAKKVKGSNHLKQAARKERAEAMKGQEASQDVKVEAAMKQEAPPRDEPIVIEEEDEDQELHVTLKKEESLREQCPKEVDCRTPLAARPLHVGIQPEWRQISEALQAKTEGHLIAKNPYLPHRWDQGKPAGHVALPASSLESHGGRVGKVLPMCKQADRQIDLSSESFLEKEDYGLIRKESLSYCKASQGVMSPLAKKKLLSQVCESTSFSFVSSLQPPLSTAVPMADRDTDMRKGEEESAGQRRSDDVLEVAPVFRPSVIQHAQSSKPPQPERSHHLLPHVSPPWQPYLSRTRDQEAVEKAGEKLPQNPATQTRGFTGDCYSSPHLHSLYRQTESCLSQDRMSGFPNGERREHFSREHEGSFVCGGLEQEGLVYRSHYNNDAQTQGESREAEDEPRDFTMSKPLSQRVSSFSKTSFCGLPYSIMHQGLDSHPKACRVPPMTISPPKHSPAEPLQPFCSPKSSSDSSLTSPVRPSKRTLGEPEDEEVPERKVRVVTPIHPACAIRRSDPEDLKPAEPAHAIHLNNHLPEGHPATAYPPHHAVSLYAGMYHPGSLVSPSAQDGLQQHPGLQYLKSQSAVSPLVPPLAYHSMMLHRQLLAAGPSPHHFFRHPGGAALYGDLLHHLYPLSTLPPPQLSSIHPSTRL